DNA sequence from the Pseudoalteromonas galatheae genome:
GTAAGAGATAATGCGGAGAGTGATGTTGTTAAATCTATGTTTAGCTTTGATTTTGGTAGTTGGGCGGTATTTATATTCTTTATATCACTAGTTATTTGGTATTACTCTAGTTATATGAACCACAGGAGTACTAACGCATACAAGGCTATAAGAAAAAGACAAGCTAAGAAGTTAGAAAATAACTTTGAAAACAATCATAGGGAGGAACGTTAATATGGAAAAGATTCTAATTGACGCCTTTAAAGTTAAACAACCCATTGGAACATTTTTCTGTGGGGTTATTGATGCAGCCAAACTGAAAGAAATTACATATTCAGATATTCGTAGACTAGAAAAATCAGAAGGGCGCGAGTTAGATGACTTTATTGGAATTCAAAGACCTTTGTCAGAAACTAGAAGAAAGTCGATTGAAAAGTATATTAAAGGACCCGAAGCAACTTTTCCTAACTCTGTGATAATATCGATAAACGAAAACAATGTTGACTGGGATGAAGAAGAAAAAAAGTTAATAATAAAGTATGAGAGTGAGTCTAAAAAACGTAAGATCGCTAAAATTTTAGATGGGCAGCATCGCGTTTCTGGATTTAATGAAGAAAACTTAACTTTTTTTGATGATAATGATCAGGAAACTAACTTCGGTCTATTAGTAACTATATTCGTTGAAGCTGATTTGTCAACGCAAGCAAATATTTTCGCCACTGTTAACTTAGCCCAAACTAAAGTAAACAGATCTTTAGTATATGATCTTGAGTCACTGGCGAGGTCTAGAAGCCCAGAGAAAACTTGTCACGACATAGCGGTATTGCTAAATAAAGAAAAAGGTCCATTTTATAGAAGAATTAAAAGACTAGGTGTTGCAACCAAAGGGGTGAAGAATGAATTACTTACACAAGCTTCTTTTGTGCAGAATATTTTAAAACTTATGACTCATGATGCTACAGCGGATAGAAACTATTACCTGGGGAAAGAAAAAGGCGGGGAAAAATCGAGGCTGTATAAGTTAGAAAAAACATCTTATGATGATGCTTATAAGTATCCATTTAGGGCTAGTTTCTTAAATTCTAAAGATAGTGTAATAGCTAGTAATATAAATAATTTTTTCAGTGCTGTAGAAAAATTGTGGCCTAATGCATGGAGCAAAGAGAATAAAAATTCTTCATTAAATAAAACAATTGGCTTTATAGCATTAGCCCGTATATTAAAACGTATTATGCAACAGTTTTTTACGGTTGATGGAATAGATGATTCTAAAATATATGACGAAGAAGAGTTTTTAGAAATACTTGATGGCGGAGTATTGGATGAAGCTGACTTTGAAAACTTAGATGCTACATCCAAGTCGACAAGGATGATCTATAACATGATTTTAGAAAACTTACTCTTGGATGAGGATGAGGAGTAGGGCCTTTATACGGCCCTATCTTTACAATGTGTTTGCTAAATCGACAATCGAGCTGTGACTTCTAATTGTAGAAACCCCATCCTCAATATGCGCTGCCCAAGCCGCTTGTAACTCTTTATCAGAATACTCAGGGTAGCGCTGTTTTAATAATAACTCAGTGACTTGCAGGGTTTTACCCAGCCAAGTATGTTTATCTAATTTAAGATTGCCGGAAAGCTTATATTCGGTGGACTTATCAAACACAAAGCCATTTTCCACAGAGCGGAAGAAGGCGATGCGCGCTGCAACGTTAGGTGTGAC
Encoded proteins:
- the dndE gene encoding DNA sulfur modification protein DndE; amino-acid sequence: MLPQIMWLKKSVEDQLQNLKAKTGVTPNVAARIAFFRSVENGFVFDKSTEYKLSGNLKLDKHTWLGKTLQVTELLLKQRYPEYSDKELQAAWAAHIEDGVSTIRSHSSIVDLANTL
- a CDS encoding DGQHR domain-containing protein: MEKILIDAFKVKQPIGTFFCGVIDAAKLKEITYSDIRRLEKSEGRELDDFIGIQRPLSETRRKSIEKYIKGPEATFPNSVIISINENNVDWDEEEKKLIIKYESESKKRKIAKILDGQHRVSGFNEENLTFFDDNDQETNFGLLVTIFVEADLSTQANIFATVNLAQTKVNRSLVYDLESLARSRSPEKTCHDIAVLLNKEKGPFYRRIKRLGVATKGVKNELLTQASFVQNILKLMTHDATADRNYYLGKEKGGEKSRLYKLEKTSYDDAYKYPFRASFLNSKDSVIASNINNFFSAVEKLWPNAWSKENKNSSLNKTIGFIALARILKRIMQQFFTVDGIDDSKIYDEEEFLEILDGGVLDEADFENLDATSKSTRMIYNMILENLLLDEDEE